The Methylocystis bryophila genome contains the following window.
CGGCGCGGGCGATATTTTGGAGGTTCTCCCGCAAGGGGGAGGCGAAACCCAGTTCTATCCCTTCACAAAGGCGCTTGCGCCGATCGTGGACGTGGCCGGTGGGCGTGTCGTCGTCATGGCGCCACGCGAAGAAATCGACGAAGAAGACTGAGGCGGCGCCCACTTCTGGGTGCACAAAGTTGATCTGCGGCCGATCAGATGAGCGACGGACAAGCGAGGGCCCGATTGCTCGGACGGCTTGTCAAAAAACTGGAATCGGAAGAGGATTTAATGCTTCGGCCGCCGACCTGCGGAGAGCAAGGCGGCGAGATCGAAGCCGCGGAGATATTTCGAGCCGGGAGAGCGGCGCCGATTTCACGAAGCTGAATTTCCGGCTCTGCTCGAACATTGCGATCTCTCCACGGCGCAGCTTGCAAAACGAGGAGGCCGATCATGAGCATTGGAGGAGCTGAAAATCTGTTGGGCGGGCGCTCCGGACTGGAGCACAAATGGGGCTGGGTCGTCGCGCTCGGCGTCTTTTTCCTGCTTGCGGGCTTCATCGCCCTGACGGATGAGTTCGCCGCGACCGTCGTCAGCGTCTTCGTGACGGGCGTGTCGCTGATCGTCGCTGGCGTCGTGGAAGTCATCACGGGCATACAGGTGCGTCCCTGGCCGCGCGCGCTGGTCTGGGTGCTGGTGGGCGTCGGCGTGGCCGTCGCCGGCGTGCTGATCTTGCGCGACCCCGTGCTTGCGGCCGCGGGCATCACGCTCGCCTTGGGCCTCTGCCTGCTCATCTCGGGGGTGTTTCGACTCATTTTGGCGTTTCAGCTCAAGGACGCGGCGCTTTGGCCGATGGTGGCTTTGGCGGGCCTCTTGAGCGTCGTCGTCGGCGGGCTGATCTTGAGCCGCTGGCCGACTTCGAGCCTTTACATCATCGGGCTGCTGCTCGGCGTGAACCTGATCTTCGCCGGCGCCTCCTGGCTCAGTCTCGGACTGACGCTGAGGAAAAGTGCGTCCGCTTGAGTCGCCGCAAAGCAACGACGCAAGCGGCGCGGGGGCAAAAGCGCGCTCGCCGCTTGCGACATCTAGATCTCGGGCGCCAGGGTCTGAGCCGCCGGGAGCAGCGGATCCTCACCGAAGCGATTGGCGCCCACCGTGCCGCGGAAGCAGAAGCCGATGAGCATGACCAGGGCCGCGAGCGAGCCAAGATAGGGAACCAGTAGCGTCAAATACCACCAACCCGACCAGTCGAGGTCATGCAAGCGCCGCACGGTGACGCAAACCGTCGGAAGCAGCAGGGCCAAAAAGCAGAGACCAAGCACGAGGGCGATAACGATGAACGCCGAGCTGTCTTCAGGCCGAAGTCCCGCAGCCTGCTGATTGGCGGCGATCACGAGGAGCGGAACGCCGCCGAAGATGTAGACAAAGAATGTGAACAGAGCAAACCACCAATATTCGGAGCGCGGAGCGCGGCCCATGAACGCCGAATATTTGGCCGTTAGGCAGGTCTTGACGGCTTCGGGATAACCCATGGATGAGCTCCGCGCCACGCCGAAACGAGTCCGACGCGGCGCCCAGCGTGGCGGAGCCGCGTTTATCGACGACGTAGTTAGGCCCTCGCGGCGGCGCATCAATCGAGGAACGGCGCCGGGCGCCGCTCTCTTGGCCCTGGCCCTTCTCTGCGCTCTGGTGTAGGGCTCAGCGTATGGGGCGGGGATGAGCGGGAACGGCGTGGAGACCAAGGAAAAGAAGGGGCTTTTCGCTCGGCTGTTTGGCCGAGGGGAAGCGCCGGCGCCCCAAGAGGCGCCTCCGCCCGAAGCGGCGGAAGCTGAGGAAGCGGCCCCAGAGGCCCCAAAGCGCAGCTGGCGCGAGAGGCTTTTCGGCGGGTTGTTTCGCTCGTCGCAAGCCCTTCGCAAAGGGCTCGCGGAGCTTTTCACCAAGAAGAAGCTCGACGCGCTGACGCTCGAGGAGCTCGAGGATGTGCTGATCCGCGCCGATCTCGGCGTGGGCGCGGCCTCGCGCATCGCTGACGCCGTAGGCAAGCTGCGCGTCGAGAAGGGGATCGAGCCCGACGAGGTGCGCAAGATCCTTGCGGCTGAGGTCGAGCGCGTTCTGGAGCCCGTGGCGCGGCCGCTCGAGATCGACGAAAGCAAGCGCCCCT
Protein-coding sequences here:
- a CDS encoding HdeD family acid-resistance protein, with product MSIGGAENLLGGRSGLEHKWGWVVALGVFFLLAGFIALTDEFAATVVSVFVTGVSLIVAGVVEVITGIQVRPWPRALVWVLVGVGVAVAGVLILRDPVLAAAGITLALGLCLLISGVFRLILAFQLKDAALWPMVALAGLLSVVVGGLILSRWPTSSLYIIGLLLGVNLIFAGASWLSLGLTLRKSASA
- a CDS encoding DUF805 domain-containing protein, coding for MGYPEAVKTCLTAKYSAFMGRAPRSEYWWFALFTFFVYIFGGVPLLVIAANQQAAGLRPEDSSAFIVIALVLGLCFLALLLPTVCVTVRRLHDLDWSGWWYLTLLVPYLGSLAALVMLIGFCFRGTVGANRFGEDPLLPAAQTLAPEI